A genome region from Arthrobacter agilis includes the following:
- a CDS encoding ArsR/SmtB family transcription factor: protein MRDDALDAAFSALADPARRAIVARLSRSSATVNELAEPFTMTKQAVSKHIQVLEQAGLITRTRDGQRRPCHLDPAALEALTGWIDTYRLEAERQYRRLDGVLATLKDQHSKDQS from the coding sequence ATGAGGGATGACGCTCTCGATGCCGCCTTCTCGGCGCTCGCCGATCCGGCACGCAGGGCCATCGTCGCGCGGCTGTCGCGCAGTTCGGCCACAGTGAACGAACTGGCGGAACCCTTCACCATGACCAAGCAGGCCGTGTCGAAGCACATCCAGGTGCTCGAGCAGGCAGGCCTGATCACCCGCACGCGGGACGGGCAGCGCCGTCCCTGTCATCTCGACCCGGCCGCCCTCGAGGCACTGACAGGCTGGATCGACACCTACCGCCTCGAGGCCGAGCGGCAGTACCGCCGGCTCGACGGCGTCCTCGCAACCCTGAAGGACCAGCACAGCAAGGATCAGTCATGA
- a CDS encoding SRPBCC family protein — MSNPTTITAEPGQPYVDIVREFDAPRDLVFRAFTEPDLVRQWLGPHRITTEIGEFSAVTGGAYSYLHRDDDGGAYGFRGIFHTVVAPERIIQTFEFDGAPHQVSLESMTFEDLGDGRTRCSGRSVFLSGETRDAMISSGMEIGVNEGYERLDSVLSSLSVAS; from the coding sequence ATGAGCAATCCCACCACCATCACCGCGGAACCCGGCCAGCCGTACGTGGACATCGTCCGGGAGTTCGACGCTCCCCGCGACCTCGTGTTCCGTGCCTTCACGGAGCCGGACCTCGTCCGCCAGTGGCTCGGTCCGCACCGCATCACCACCGAGATCGGTGAGTTCTCGGCCGTCACCGGCGGAGCCTACTCGTACCTCCACCGCGACGACGACGGCGGCGCCTACGGCTTCCGCGGCATCTTCCACACCGTCGTCGCACCCGAGCGGATCATCCAGACGTTCGAGTTCGACGGCGCACCGCACCAGGTGAGCCTCGAGAGCATGACCTTCGAGGATCTGGGCGACGGCCGCACACGGTGCTCCGGACGGTCGGTGTTCCTCAGCGGCGAGACCCGCGACGCGATGATCAGCAGCGGCATGGAGATCGGCGTCAACGAGGGCTACGAGCGGCTCGACTCCGTCCTGTCCTCGCTGTCCGTGGCGAGCTGA